A part of Natator depressus isolate rNatDep1 chromosome 18, rNatDep2.hap1, whole genome shotgun sequence genomic DNA contains:
- the LOC142000797 gene encoding natriuretic peptides A-like — protein sequence MGSLTAAALRFLLLLLTMKPQGRAKAHPMYGSASAAELADFKTLLDRLEDKLPSEEAEAGLSQEMNEQNEEAPGDASRPLAPWNSEYIRPQREGLAYGRNSWERPEKPPSAQRSKLRALMNSPRSMRRFSDCFGQRIDRIGAQSGLGCNNYRF from the exons ATGGGCTCGTTGACTGCTGCTGCCCTCcggttcctgctgctgctgctcaccatGAAGCCCCAAGGAAGAGCCAAAGCTCATCCCATGTACGGCTCGGCCTCCGCTGCTGAACTGGCTGACTTCAAG ACCCTGCTGGACCGCCTGGAGGACAAGCTCCCATCAGAAGAAGCAGAAGCAGGTCTGTCCCAAGAAATGAATGAGCAAAATGAGGAAGCCCCAGGAGATGCCTCACGTCCCCTCGCTCCCTGGAACAGCGAATACATTAGACCCCAAAGAGAAGGCCTTGCCTATGGGCGCAACAGCTGGGAGCGGCCCGAGAAACCTCCATCCGCCCAGAGGAGCAAACTACGAGCACTGATGAACTCGCCACGCAGCATGAGAAGGTTCTCGGATTGCTTTGGCCAACGGATAGATAGAATAGGAGCCCAGAGCGGACTTGGATGCAACAACTACAGG TTTTGA
- the CLCN6 gene encoding H(+)/Cl(-) exchange transporter 6, which translates to MAGCGAPWWCCCCPCCGERESRTPEELTILGETQEEDDEILPRKDYESLDYDRCINDPYLEVLESMDNKKGRRYEAVKWVMVFAIGVCTGLVGLFVDFFVRLFSQLKFHVVQTSVEECSEKGCLAMSLLELLGFNLTFIFLASLLVLIEPVAAGSGIPEIKCYLNGVKVPGIVRLRTLVCKALGVLFSVAGGLFVGKEGPMIHSGAIVGAGLPQFQSISFRKIQFNFPYFRSDRDKRDFVSAGAAAGVAAAFGAPIGGTLFSLEEGSSFWNQGLTWKVLFCSMAATFTLNFFRSGIQFGSWGSFQLPGLLNFGEFKCSDSDKKCHLWTAMDLGFFIMMGIVGGLLGATFNCLNKRLAKYRMRNVHPKPKLVRVLESLLVCLTTTVVVFVASMILGECRQMSSTNPSGNSTLSLQGSSSEDVNSSIKTFFCPNETYNDMATLFFNPQESAILQLFHQDGTFSPVTLSLFFLLYFLLSCWTYGSSVPSGLFVPSLLCGAAFGRLVANLLKSYIGLDHIYSGTFALIGAAAFLGGVVRMTISLTVILIESTNEITYGLPIMITLMVAKWTGDFFNKGIYDIHVTLRGVPLLEWETEVEMDKLRASDIMEPNLTYVYPHTRIQSLVSILRTTVHHAFPVVTENRGNEKEFMKGNQLISNNIRFKKSSILTRAGEQRKRSQSMKSYPSSELRNMCDEHIAPEEPPEKEDLLQQMLERRYTPYPNLYPDQSPSEEWTMEERFRPLTFHGLILRSQLVTLLVRGVCYSESQSSTSQPRLSYAEMAEDYPRYPDIHDLDLTLLNPRMIVDVTPYMNPSPFTVSPNTHASQVFNLFRTMGLRHLPVVNAVGEIVGIITRHNLTHEFLQARLRQHYQTI; encoded by the exons AGCTTGGATTATGACCGGTGTATCAATGACCCCTACTTGGAAGTACTGGAAAGCATGGACAACAAG AAAGGCCGGAGGTATGAAGCGGTGAAGTGGGTGATGGTTTTCGCCATTGGAGTCTGCACTGGACTG gtGGGTCTATTTGTGGATTTCTTTGTGCGACTCTTTTCCCAACTCAAATTCCATGTGGTACAAACCT CGGTGGAGGAGTGCAGTGAGAAGGGCTGCCTTGCCATgtccctgctggagctgctgggaTTTAACCTGACCTTCATCTTCCTTGCCAGCCTTCTTGTCCTGATCGAG CCCGTGGCAGCTGGCTCTGGAATTCCGGAGATTAAATGTTACCTGAACGGAGTGAAGGTGCCAGGGATAGTCCGTCTCCGGACACTGGTGTGCAAAGCTCTGGGAGTACTCTTCAGCGTAGCCGGAG GTCTCTTTGTAGGGAAGGAGGGCCCCATGATACACAGTGGCGCTATTGTGGGGGCTGGCTTGCCTCAG ttccAGAGCATCTCCTTTAGGAAGATCCAGTTTAACTTTCCCTATTTCCGAAGTGACAG GGACAAAAGGGACTTTGTATCTGCAGGGGCCGCTGCAGGGGTTGCTGCAGCCTTTGGGGCCCCAATCGGGGGCACTCTGTTCAGCTTGGAAGAAGGTTCCTCCTTCTGGAACCAGGGGCTCACGTGGAAAGTG ctcTTTTGTTCCATGGCTGCCACTTTCACTCTGAACTTCTTCCGCTCCGGGATTCAGTTCGGAAGTTGGGGATCTTTCCAGCTACCTGGGCTGCTAAACTTTGGGGAGTTCAAG tgTTCTGACTCTGATAAAAAATGCCACCTCTGGACGGCCATGGACTTGGGGTTCTTCATTATGATGGGGATTGTCGGAGGCCTTCTTGGAGCCACCTTCAACTGCCTGAATAAGAGGCTGGCGAAATACCGCATGCGGAACGTACATCCAAAGCCGAAGCTAGTCAG AGTCTTGGAGAGCCTGCTGGTGTGTCTAACAACCACCGTTGTGGTGTTCGTAGCGTCCATGATTCTAGGAGAATGCCGGCAGATGTCTTCCACCAATCCTAGTGGCAACAGCACTCTGAGCCTACAG GGCTCTTCATCGGAGGACGTGAATTCAAGCATCAAGACTTTCTTCTGCCCTAATGAAACCTACAACGACATGGCAACGCTCTTCTTCAACCCCCAGGAGTCAGCCATCCTGCAGCTCTTCCACCAGGATG GTACTTTCAGCCCAGTCACACTCTCCCTGTTCTTCCTTCTCTATTTCTTACTGTCCTGCTGGACGTATGGGAGCTCTGTGCCCAGTGGTCTCTTTGTACCGTCGCTGCTTTGTGGGGCTGCCTTCGGACGCCTGGTCGCCAACCTCCTCAAAAG CTACATTGGGCTGGACCACATCTACTCGGGGACCTTTGCGCTGATTGGTGCGGCGGCGTTCCTGGGAGGCGTGGTCCGCATGACGATTAGCCTCACCGTTATCCTGATAGAATCCACCAATGAGATCACATACGGGCTTCCGATAATGATCACCCTGATG GTAGCCAAATGGACAGGGGATTTCTTTAATAAGGGCATCTATGACATCCATGTGACCCTGCGAGGGGTGCCGCTGCTGGAGTGGGAGACGGAGGTGGAAATGGACAA GCTGAGAGCCAGTGATATCATGGAGCCCAACCTGACGTACGTGTATCCCCACACCCGGATCCAGTCGCTGGTCAGTATCCTCCGCACGACGGTCCATCACGCCTTCCCTGTGGTGACAGAGAACCGGGGGAACGAGAAGGAGTTCATGAAGGGGAACCAGCTGATCAGCAACAACATTAGATTCAAG AAATCCAGCATCCTCACCAGAGCGGGAGAGCAGCGCAAGCGGAGCCAGTCCATGAAATCTTACCCCTCAAGCGAGCTGCGCAACATGTGTGATGAGCACATCGCACCAGAGGAGCCGCCTGAGAAGGAGGATCTGCTGCAGCAGATGCTGGAGAGACG ATACACTCCCTACCCCAACCTGTACCCAGACCAGTCCCCCAGTGAAGAGTGGACCATGGAGGAACGCTTCCGACCTCTGACGTTCCACGGCCTGATCTTACGCTCGCAGCTGGTTACCCTGCTCGTCCGAGGAGTCTGTTACTCTGAGAGTCAGTCG AGCACCAGCCAGCCTCGACTGTCGTATGCCGAGATGGCTGAGGATTACCCCCGTTACCCTGATATTCATGACCTGGACCTCACGCTGCTGAACCCCCGCATGATAGTG GATGTCACCCCTTACATGAACCCATCTCCCTTCACGGTCTCTCCTAACACCCATGCCTCGCAAGTCTTCAACCTGTTTAGGACAATGGGGCTCAGGCACTTACCAGTGGTGAATGCAGTGGGAGAG ATTGTTGGAATAATAACTCGACACAACCTGACTCATGAATTTCTGCAGGCAAGACTGAGACAGCACTACCAAACCATCTGA